One window of the Xiphophorus couchianus chromosome 12, X_couchianus-1.0, whole genome shotgun sequence genome contains the following:
- the LOC114155201 gene encoding uncharacterized protein LOC114155201 has product MKDFNKDIKDGPFLLLYPDGTEVINIPGTQTPFTLKAYKAEIGKSYQRISLFLCLKRDFEEVGKLSDSSDSDPEVVIRKNSEFDHADTLPWEPMDESSPLQKVAETENGVGDLVLANEVQQVMDLDNNGNNPGTSQCLTVQSSCYRDYTTLFESIVIDDDDEIEYFTEDKKQDLPPEEHLQTCSHMILLQNWPRILTTRKSAGSTYVVLMCGMELFGAFRGAHTPTRMTCSSNLTMMLAVWRKGWTQVARGVSFSHFLWPF; this is encoded by the exons atGAAGGACTTCAACAAAGATATAAAAGATGGACCTTTCCTCCTTCTGTACCCAGATGGGACAGAGGTTATTAATATCCCTGGGACACAAACACCGTTCACTCttaaagcttataaggctgaaattgGCAAGTCATACCAAAGGAtctctcttttcctctgctTGAAAAGGGACTTTGAAGAAG TTGGAAAATTGTCAGACTCGTCCGATTCCGACCCAGAGGTTGTTATTAGAAAAAACTCAGAGTTTGATCATGCTGATACACTG ccATGGGAACCTATGGATGAAAGCAGTCCTTTGCAAAAGGTGGCAGAAACAGA GAATGGTGTTGGGGATCTTGTACTTGCAAATGAAGTACAACAg gtTATGGACTTGGATAACAATGGCAACAATCCAGGCACCAGTCAATGTCTCACTGTCCAGAGCTCCTGTTACAG agACTACACCACTCTCTTTGAGTCCATTGttattgatgatgatgatgagattgaatattttacagaagACAAAAAGCAGGACCTGCCCCCAGAAGAACATTT acaaACGTGCAGCCACATGATATTATTGCAGAACTGGCCAAGAATATTGACCACAAGAAAGTCAGCCGGTTCAACATATGTCGTACTGATGTGCGGGATGGAGCTGTTCGGGGCTTTCAGAGGAGCACATACTCCGACAAGAATGACATGTTCATCAAATTTAACGATGATGCTGGCTGTTTGGAGGAAGGGTTGGACACAGGTGGCCCGAGGCGTGAGTTTCTCACACTTCTTATGGCCATTCTGA
- the LOC114155199 gene encoding uncharacterized protein LOC114155199: MEEEIQELKKLVASLRADNEQLRQGQASLSAQPSTSSALPNAPPTPSLPVAERLIFVPRDRKCPIFRGRTGIGLSEWMEEAKVCMRARHLSVVDQAFFLFDHLEGEARNEIKYRSSAEREDPARIFEILQELYGCSESYVALQEAFFSRRQQEGESLQEFSLTLMGLMERVKQRAPAGMLNSETLLRDQFVEQVLDSSLRHELKQLVRMRPDSTLLEVRAAAIQWEREGVPHSGRSRSQSVPSVYGVQYGVRGGPQVASLTSTEMSQIREMLKRQQEQLQQLSESISQLQNFRRPNQPRFTGPVICRRCNQPGHFARECDGVRAPHRTQCQSDSAAQSRSASMAEN, translated from the coding sequence ATGGAAGAAGAAATTCAGGAACTTAAAAAGCTGGTAGCAAGCTTAAGAGCCGACAATGAGCAGTTGCGACAAGGACAGGCTAGCTTAAGTGCTCAGCCGTCCACTTCTTCAGCTTTGCCTAATGCCCCTCCTACGCCTAGTCTCCCTGTAGCAGAGAGACTGATTTTTGTCCCTAGAGATAGGAAATGTCCCATCTTCAGAGGGAGGACAGGCATAGGTTTGAGTGAGTGGATGGAGGAAGCGAAGGTGTGTATGAGAGCACGACATCTGTCTGTGGTTGACCAAGCGTTTTTCCTATTTGATCACTTGGAGGGAGAGGctagaaatgaaataaagtatCGCTCTAGTGCAGAGAGAGAGGACCCTGCTAGAATATTTGAGATCCTACAGGAATTGTATGGTTGTTCAGAGTCATATGTTGCTCTTCAAGAGGCCTTCTTTTCTAGAAGACAACAAGAGGGAGAGAGTCTTCAGGAGTTCTCCCTTACATTAATGGGCCTTATGGAGAGGGTAAAGCAGCGTGCACCTGCTGGTATGCTGAATTCTGAGACGTTGCTAAGAGATCAGTTTGTCGAACAGGTGTTAGACAGTTCCCTGCGTCATGAGCTGAAGCAGCTGGTACGCATGAGGCCGGACAGCACTTTGCTTGAGGTTAGGGCTGCAGCAATCCAGTGGGAACGCGAAGGGGTACCTCATAGTGGGAGGAGCCGTAGCCAGTCGGTTCCCTCAGTTTATGGTGTCCAGTATGGGGTTCGTGGTGGTCCTCAGGTAGCTTCTTTAACATCAACGGAAATGAGCCAGATAAGAGAAATGCTAAAGCGTCAGCAagagcagctccagcagcttaGTGAGAGCATTTCTCAGTTGCAGAATTTCCGCCGTCCTAACCAGCCACGCTTTACTGGTCCAGTGATCTGTAGGCGGTGTAACCAGCCTGGTCATTTTGCACGAGAGTGTGATGGGGTGCGTGCCCCCCATCGAACCCAATGCCAGTCAGATTCAGCTGCTCAGTCCCGTTCTGCTTCCATGGCGGAAAACTAG